A single genomic interval of Bradyrhizobium sp. sBnM-33 harbors:
- a CDS encoding GNAT family N-acetyltransferase, which yields MPGDLTIRFVTRQDYAQWLPLWDGYNAFYGRAGATALAPEITAMTWARFFDAYEPVHALVAESGGELLGLTHYLFHRSTTMIEPNCYLQDLFTCVAARGKGVGRALIDGVYEQARRAGCSRVYWQTHETNHTAMQLYDKVAERSGFVVYRKML from the coding sequence ATGCCCGGCGACCTCACCATCCGCTTCGTCACCCGCCAGGACTACGCGCAATGGCTTCCGCTATGGGACGGCTACAACGCCTTCTATGGCCGCGCGGGCGCGACCGCGTTGGCGCCCGAGATCACGGCGATGACTTGGGCGCGCTTCTTCGATGCCTATGAACCGGTGCATGCGCTGGTGGCCGAGAGCGGCGGCGAACTGCTCGGGCTGACGCATTATCTGTTTCACCGCTCTACGACCATGATCGAGCCGAACTGCTATCTGCAGGACCTCTTCACCTGCGTCGCAGCGCGCGGCAAGGGCGTCGGCCGTGCGCTCATCGATGGCGTATACGAGCAGGCCAGGCGCGCAGGATGTTCCCGCGTCTATTGGCAAACGCACGAGACCAACCACACTGCGATGCAGCTCTACGACAAGGTGGCGGAGCGCTCGGGGTTCGTCGTGTACCGCAAGATGCTCTGA
- a CDS encoding PQQ-dependent sugar dehydrogenase, with amino-acid sequence MKTPVGLVTVALTVAILLAVSFLIATGTRGEESAFDSSAGELEVRTIARGLVNPWALAFLPDGTMLVTERPGRMRLVSAEGQVSPPLKGVPDVWASGQGGLHDVVTDKSFAQNRTIYFCYAERAAGGGRTTAAHAKLSDDNGRLDEVKIIFRQQGPLSSGNHYGCRIAQADDGNLFVALGDHFTHRDQAQNLGNHLGKIVRIAPDGSVPSGNPFAGRADAKPEIWSYGHRNVQALAINPASGEPWEIEHGPRGGDEVNIVGKGKNYGWPVIGYGVDYSGAKIHQSTTKDGMEQPLKYWVPSIAPSGMAFYTGKLFPKWDGSLFTGALRSALLVRLTLNGNAVTSEERLLQNLHERIRDVRQGPDGALWLLTDSSNGRILRVAPTSK; translated from the coding sequence ATGAAGACACCCGTCGGCCTTGTGACCGTCGCGTTGACGGTAGCGATCCTGCTCGCCGTCTCCTTCCTGATCGCCACCGGCACGCGCGGCGAAGAGTCGGCGTTCGACTCGTCGGCGGGCGAACTCGAGGTTCGGACCATTGCGAGAGGCCTCGTCAATCCGTGGGCGCTGGCATTCCTGCCCGATGGAACGATGCTGGTGACCGAGCGTCCCGGCCGCATGCGCCTCGTCAGCGCGGAGGGCCAGGTCTCGCCGCCGCTCAAGGGCGTGCCTGACGTGTGGGCCTCAGGCCAGGGCGGCCTGCACGATGTCGTCACCGACAAATCCTTTGCGCAGAACCGCACCATCTATTTCTGTTACGCCGAACGGGCCGCGGGTGGCGGCCGCACCACGGCCGCGCACGCGAAACTGAGCGACGACAATGGCCGGCTCGACGAGGTCAAGATCATCTTCCGCCAGCAGGGGCCGCTATCGTCAGGCAATCATTATGGCTGCCGCATCGCACAGGCCGACGACGGCAATCTGTTCGTGGCGCTCGGCGATCACTTCACCCACAGGGACCAGGCGCAGAATCTCGGCAACCATCTCGGCAAGATAGTTCGGATCGCGCCGGACGGGTCGGTGCCATCAGGCAACCCGTTCGCCGGCCGCGCCGATGCCAAGCCGGAAATCTGGAGTTACGGGCACCGCAACGTGCAGGCGCTGGCGATCAATCCGGCGAGCGGCGAGCCTTGGGAAATCGAGCACGGCCCGCGCGGCGGCGACGAGGTCAATATCGTCGGCAAGGGCAAGAATTACGGCTGGCCGGTGATCGGCTACGGCGTCGATTACTCCGGCGCGAAAATCCACCAGAGCACGACCAAGGACGGCATGGAGCAGCCGCTTAAATACTGGGTGCCGTCGATCGCGCCGTCAGGCATGGCCTTCTACACCGGAAAGCTGTTTCCGAAATGGGACGGCAGCCTGTTTACCGGGGCGCTGCGCAGCGCACTGCTGGTGCGGCTGACGCTAAACGGCAACGCCGTTACGTCGGAGGAGCGCCTGCTGCAGAACCTGCACGAGCGGATCAGGGACGTCCGTCAGGGGCCGGACGGTGCGCTGTGGCTGCTCACAGATAGTTCGAACGGACGGATCTTGCGGGTGGCGCCGACCTCGAAGTAA
- a CDS encoding PAS-domain containing protein: MQLDWRAISGPALTTATALIAFLVDRHFVPVPNPAPLFVCIVAFAASISGITSGMISAVIAVASSAVFFLNHRATPGYDTSDLARMLLLAATAGGTALITGLLRKKWVDAFAWEKKHHATAERLSAALDQVDIGIVLLDSDTRAEFINRAFRDYFKLSDAQADSKPPFIALMYHGRDTGAWQLPEDELSAFIAKRTEMIRTGDSTPINLDLADGQVLRFTCTALPDGGRMLSYMPVTDLVRHTDDPGIAEYYRALRGSHRSLARHLGAAE; the protein is encoded by the coding sequence ATGCAGTTAGACTGGCGCGCAATCTCCGGTCCGGCTCTCACGACAGCGACGGCGTTGATCGCTTTCCTTGTCGATCGGCATTTCGTTCCCGTTCCCAATCCCGCGCCGCTATTCGTCTGCATCGTCGCATTCGCCGCTTCGATCAGCGGCATCACCTCCGGCATGATCAGCGCCGTGATTGCGGTGGCATCTTCGGCGGTGTTCTTCCTCAACCACCGCGCTACGCCCGGTTACGACACGTCGGACCTGGCGCGCATGCTGCTGCTCGCAGCGACCGCCGGCGGCACCGCGCTGATCACCGGGTTGTTGCGGAAAAAATGGGTCGATGCGTTCGCGTGGGAGAAGAAGCATCACGCTACCGCAGAGCGCCTGTCGGCCGCGCTCGATCAGGTCGATATCGGCATCGTGCTGCTCGATTCCGACACCCGCGCCGAATTCATCAATCGCGCGTTCCGCGATTATTTCAAGCTGTCAGACGCGCAGGCCGACAGCAAGCCGCCCTTCATTGCGCTGATGTATCACGGCCGCGACACCGGCGCCTGGCAACTGCCGGAGGACGAGTTGAGCGCTTTCATCGCCAAGCGCACCGAGATGATCCGAACCGGCGATTCCACGCCGATCAACCTCGATCTCGCCGATGGACAGGTGCTGCGTTTCACCTGCACGGCGCTGCCTGATGGCGGACGCATGCTGAGCTACATGCCGGTCACCGACCTCGTCCGTCACACCGACGATCCCGGCATCGCGGAGTATTATCGCGCGCTGCGCGGCAGCCATCGCAGCCTCGCAAGGCACCTCGGCGCCGCCGAGTAG
- a CDS encoding DUF992 domain-containing protein: MRRSLILAAAALSILASSIDGANAQQAQRVQVGVLECRGGASVGFIVGSVTHLGCVLRAEGMPEDRYVATIRKVGLDLGITQESALAWGVFAPVARLGPGGLSGDYVGAQGSATFGVGVGGNVLVGGSANSIALQPLSVQGQVGVSIAAGLESLELRPGR, from the coding sequence ATGCGTCGTTCCCTCATCCTTGCCGCTGCCGCACTCTCCATATTGGCTTCATCCATCGACGGCGCCAATGCGCAGCAGGCGCAGCGCGTGCAGGTCGGCGTGCTGGAGTGCCGCGGCGGCGCCAGCGTCGGCTTCATCGTCGGTTCCGTGACCCATCTCGGCTGCGTGCTGCGCGCCGAGGGCATGCCGGAAGATCGCTACGTCGCCACCATCCGCAAGGTCGGGCTCGATCTCGGCATCACCCAGGAATCGGCGTTGGCCTGGGGTGTATTTGCGCCTGTCGCGCGGCTCGGGCCGGGCGGCCTTTCCGGCGATTATGTCGGCGCGCAAGGCAGCGCGACGTTTGGCGTCGGCGTCGGCGGCAACGTGCTGGTCGGCGGCTCGGCGAACTCGATCGCGCTGCAGCCGCTCAGCGTACAAGGCCAGGTTGGCGTCAGCATTGCTGCCGGATTGGAAAGCCTGGAACTCCGGCCGGGTAGGTAA
- a CDS encoding aldo/keto reductase has protein sequence MQIRNLGGSGLRVSAVGLGCNNFGQRTDLETSRKVIHKAIDLGITLFDTADIYAGMGGSETVLGTVLGDRRKDIVLATKYAKPMATDGTKQGASRRYIMSAVEASLKRLKTDYIDLYQQHEYDPLTPMEETLRTLDDLVRQGKVRYIGNSNFPAWRIAGAEMLARQMNVNRFVSCQDEYSLVVRGIEKDLLPAATEYKLGLLPFFPLASGLLTGKYKRGTDAPADTRFAKTPALKDRYVTARNEDIVEKLQAFALERGHTMLELAFSWLAQRAQVASVIAGATRVEQVEQNVKAIGWTLSAEELAEVDQITK, from the coding sequence ATGCAAATTCGCAACCTCGGCGGCTCCGGCCTGCGTGTTTCCGCCGTCGGCCTCGGCTGCAACAATTTCGGCCAGCGCACTGATCTGGAGACCTCGCGCAAGGTCATCCACAAGGCGATCGACCTCGGCATCACCCTGTTCGACACCGCCGACATCTATGCCGGCATGGGCGGCTCCGAGACCGTGCTTGGCACCGTGCTCGGCGACCGCCGCAAGGATATCGTGCTGGCGACGAAATACGCGAAACCAATGGCAACCGACGGCACCAAGCAGGGCGCCTCGCGCCGCTACATCATGTCCGCGGTCGAGGCCAGTCTGAAACGGCTGAAGACCGACTACATCGATCTCTACCAGCAGCATGAGTACGATCCCCTGACGCCGATGGAAGAAACGCTGCGCACGCTCGACGACCTCGTGCGCCAAGGCAAGGTCCGCTACATCGGCAATTCGAACTTCCCAGCCTGGCGCATTGCGGGGGCAGAAATGCTGGCGCGGCAGATGAACGTCAACCGCTTCGTCTCCTGCCAGGATGAATACAGCCTCGTGGTGCGCGGCATCGAAAAGGATTTGCTGCCGGCCGCAACGGAATACAAGCTCGGCCTTTTGCCGTTCTTCCCGCTGGCGAGCGGCCTTCTCACCGGCAAATACAAGCGCGGCACTGATGCCCCCGCCGACACCCGCTTCGCCAAGACCCCTGCCCTGAAGGACCGCTACGTCACGGCGCGCAACGAGGACATTGTCGAAAAGCTCCAGGCGTTCGCGCTGGAGCGCGGCCACACCATGCTCGAACTTGCCTTCTCCTGGCTCGCCCAGCGCGCGCAAGTCGCCAGCGTCATTGCCGGCGCCACCCGCGTCGAACAGGTCGAGCAGAACGTGAAAGCGATCGGCTGGACGCTGAGCGCGGAGGAACTGGCAGAGGTGGATCAGATTACGAAGTAG
- a CDS encoding pyridoxal phosphate-dependent aminotransferase, whose product MPFLSAALARVKPSATIAVTDKARALKAAGRNVIGLGAGEPDFDTPANIKLAAIRAIEAGKTKYTDVGGIPELKEAIIGKFQRENGLTYKPNQIIVGTGGKQVLYNALMATLNPGDEVIIPAPYWVSYPEMVALAGGESVPVVCPASSGFKLRPEDLEKAITPKTKWIILCSPSNPTGAAYTRAELKAITDVLVKHPHVWVMTDDMYEHLVYDDFQFATPAQVEPKLYERTLTVNGVSKAYCMTGWRIGYAGGPADLIKAMATIQSQSTSNPSSIAQWASVEALNGPQDFIPVHNKMFKERRDLVVSMLNQAKGIECPRPEGAFYVYPSCAGTIGKTSPSGKVIANDEDFVTELLESEGVAVVQGSAFGLGPAFRISYATKTSDLEDACKRIQRFCGNLR is encoded by the coding sequence ATGCCCTTCCTGTCCGCTGCGCTCGCCCGTGTGAAGCCGTCCGCGACGATCGCGGTCACGGATAAAGCGCGCGCGCTGAAAGCGGCGGGACGCAACGTCATCGGCCTCGGCGCCGGCGAACCGGACTTCGACACGCCCGCCAACATCAAGCTGGCGGCGATCCGCGCCATCGAGGCCGGCAAGACCAAGTACACCGACGTCGGCGGCATTCCCGAGTTGAAGGAAGCCATCATCGGCAAATTCCAGCGCGAGAACGGCCTGACCTACAAGCCGAACCAGATCATCGTCGGCACCGGCGGCAAGCAGGTGCTCTACAATGCACTGATGGCAACCCTCAATCCCGGCGACGAGGTGATCATCCCGGCGCCGTACTGGGTCAGCTATCCGGAAATGGTGGCGCTGGCCGGCGGCGAGTCGGTCCCCGTCGTGTGCCCGGCATCGAGCGGCTTCAAGCTGCGGCCCGAGGATCTGGAAAAGGCGATCACGCCGAAGACCAAATGGATCATCCTGTGCTCGCCGTCGAACCCGACCGGTGCCGCGTACACCCGCGCCGAACTCAAGGCGATCACCGACGTACTGGTGAAGCATCCGCATGTCTGGGTGATGACCGACGACATGTACGAGCACCTGGTCTATGACGACTTCCAGTTCGCGACGCCTGCGCAGGTCGAGCCGAAGCTCTACGAGCGCACGCTGACGGTGAACGGCGTGTCGAAAGCCTATTGCATGACCGGCTGGCGCATCGGTTACGCCGGCGGCCCGGCCGACCTGATCAAGGCGATGGCGACGATCCAGTCGCAGTCGACCTCGAACCCATCGTCGATCGCGCAGTGGGCCTCCGTCGAAGCGTTGAACGGTCCGCAGGATTTCATCCCGGTACATAACAAGATGTTCAAGGAGCGCCGCGACCTCGTGGTCTCGATGCTGAATCAGGCCAAGGGCATCGAATGCCCGCGGCCCGAGGGCGCGTTCTACGTCTATCCGTCCTGCGCCGGCACCATTGGCAAGACCTCGCCGTCCGGCAAGGTGATTGCCAATGACGAGGATTTTGTTACCGAGCTCCTCGAGAGCGAAGGCGTCGCCGTCGTGCAGGGTTCCGCGTTCGGATTGGGCCCGGCGTTCCGCATCTCCTACGCGACCAAAACCTCCGATCTCGAAGATGCCTGCAAGCGCATCCAGCGCTTCTGCGGCAATTTGCGATAA
- a CDS encoding DUF1501 domain-containing protein: METTMGCCEETRSLPTSRRAVLLGGASFAAWAYLPKFARAADGRDPRLVLVILRGALDGLATVAPIGDPDYAGLHGAIALSSSGPNAALPLDNFFSLHPAMPEFSRMYREKKAAVIHAVATPYRDRSHFDGQDVLESGFAGPGRVQSGWLNRALDGLPKGERVTSGLAVGPITPLVLRGAAPTVGWAPFALPQASEDTAMRLLDLYQHRDAALGAALKQGLALDKAAQGDDMKPKPGAGGVAAMRLAARGAARLMAADDGPRIGALAFDGWDTHANEGGSVGRLAQLLGGLDGALAEFETVLGPRWRDTVIVVATEFGRTARINGTQGTDHGTGTVALLAGGAVNGGCVIADWPGLKPASLYQGRDLAPSTDLRAVMKGVLQDQFGLAEKVLAENVFPDSSAVKPMQGLVV, encoded by the coding sequence ATGGAAACGACAATGGGTTGCTGCGAGGAAACGCGATCATTGCCGACGTCGCGGCGCGCCGTGTTGCTTGGCGGCGCCTCCTTTGCGGCGTGGGCCTATCTGCCGAAATTCGCGCGCGCGGCCGACGGCCGCGATCCACGGCTGGTGCTCGTCATCCTGCGCGGCGCGCTGGATGGGCTCGCGACGGTTGCGCCGATTGGCGACCCTGATTATGCCGGCCTGCACGGCGCGATCGCGTTGTCGTCGAGCGGGCCGAACGCGGCGCTGCCGCTCGACAATTTCTTTTCACTGCATCCGGCGATGCCGGAATTTTCGCGGATGTATCGCGAGAAGAAAGCCGCGGTCATCCACGCGGTGGCGACGCCCTATCGCGACCGCTCGCATTTCGACGGGCAGGACGTGCTCGAAAGCGGCTTTGCCGGCCCGGGCCGGGTGCAATCCGGCTGGCTCAACCGCGCGCTGGATGGCTTGCCGAAGGGCGAGCGGGTGACGAGTGGGCTTGCGGTCGGCCCGATCACGCCGCTGGTGCTGCGCGGCGCGGCGCCGACCGTTGGCTGGGCGCCGTTCGCGTTGCCGCAAGCCAGCGAGGACACCGCGATGCGGCTGCTCGACCTCTATCAGCACCGCGATGCCGCGCTGGGCGCGGCCCTGAAGCAGGGCCTTGCGCTCGACAAGGCCGCACAGGGCGATGACATGAAGCCAAAACCGGGCGCTGGCGGCGTCGCGGCGATGCGGCTAGCGGCGCGCGGCGCGGCCCGGCTGATGGCGGCCGACGACGGCCCGCGGATCGGCGCGCTCGCCTTCGACGGCTGGGACACGCATGCCAATGAAGGTGGCTCGGTCGGCCGGCTGGCGCAACTGCTCGGCGGACTCGACGGCGCACTCGCCGAATTCGAAACTGTGCTGGGACCCCGCTGGCGCGATACGGTGATCGTGGTCGCCACCGAGTTCGGCCGCACCGCGCGCATCAACGGCACGCAAGGCACGGATCACGGCACCGGCACGGTCGCGCTGCTCGCCGGCGGTGCGGTGAACGGCGGGTGCGTGATCGCGGACTGGCCGGGGCTGAAGCCGGCGAGCCTCTATCAGGGCCGCGACCTCGCGCCGAGTACCGATCTGCGCGCGGTAATGAAAGGCGTGCTGCAGGATCAGTTCGGGCTGGCGGAGAAGGTGTTGGCGGAGAATGTGTTTCCGGACAGCAGCGCCGTGAAGCCGATGCAGGGGCTGGTGGTTTAA
- a CDS encoding endonuclease domain-containing protein, whose protein sequence is MDGGQHNESVADAIRDRRLIEAGYRVLRFWNNDVLGNTEGVLLTIQAELLK, encoded by the coding sequence GTGGATGGTGGACAGCACAATGAATCAGTCGCCGACGCAATCCGGGACCGGCGTTTGATCGAAGCTGGCTACAGGGTGCTACGATTCTGGAATAACGACGTTCTCGGAAATACCGAAGGCGTCCTACTCACGATTCAAGCCGAGCTCTTGAAGTAG
- a CDS encoding DUF1800 domain-containing protein, whose translation MARDSQAALVALNRFGFGARGGASGDVLNAASDPRGFVKAELGRPNRVLLDVPGLQSTPALGKAVFDYQFELQQAREAAAKSAAPPTAGEGASPQPDAKAQRRNLSLNGIAMEMAPREPQAKPAENPAAMAPAEAMQPNAPKPPPQPLNIIQKTFRAEALARLQRAVITDGGFAERLVVFWSNHLCISASKGGLARMWAGSFEREAIRPHVLGRFADMLKAVEQHPAMLFFLDNQQSLGPDSRAGKNRNRGLNENLAREILELHTLGVGGGYSQDDVTSLANIITGWTFAGRLGQLGAPGSFVFNANAHQPGAQRVMGKIYDAPGVAQGEAVLADIARHPSTAKFIAAKLARHFVSDDPPQVLVARLADVFTKTDGDLKALALALVDSDEAWRAPLTKIRSPYEFLIAAGRLLAQIPNNPNLYLAGLTALGQPLWSPAGPNGFPDTNAAWLAPEGMKLRLDISTQIASRLAEGVDPRDLLELAAADTASVETRRAIERAESRQQALALLLMSPEFQRR comes from the coding sequence ATGGCCCGCGATTCGCAAGCCGCCCTCGTTGCGCTCAATCGCTTCGGCTTCGGCGCGCGCGGCGGGGCATCCGGCGATGTTCTCAACGCCGCATCCGATCCGCGCGGTTTCGTCAAGGCGGAACTCGGCCGTCCCAATCGCGTGCTGCTCGACGTACCGGGGCTGCAGTCGACGCCCGCGCTCGGCAAAGCGGTGTTCGACTATCAGTTCGAACTCCAGCAGGCTCGCGAGGCCGCCGCCAAATCGGCCGCGCCGCCGACTGCAGGCGAAGGCGCGTCGCCGCAACCCGATGCGAAGGCGCAGCGGCGAAACCTGTCACTCAACGGCATCGCCATGGAGATGGCGCCCAGGGAGCCACAGGCCAAGCCTGCGGAGAATCCCGCCGCGATGGCACCGGCGGAAGCGATGCAGCCCAACGCGCCAAAGCCGCCGCCACAACCGCTCAACATCATCCAGAAGACCTTTCGCGCCGAGGCGCTGGCGCGGCTGCAGCGAGCCGTCATCACCGATGGCGGATTCGCCGAGCGGCTTGTCGTGTTCTGGTCGAATCATTTATGCATTTCCGCCAGCAAGGGTGGGCTGGCGCGGATGTGGGCCGGCTCGTTCGAGCGCGAGGCGATCCGGCCGCACGTGCTCGGACGCTTCGCCGACATGCTGAAGGCGGTCGAGCAGCATCCGGCGATGCTGTTCTTCCTCGATAACCAGCAATCGCTGGGCCCGGATTCGCGCGCCGGCAAAAACCGCAACCGAGGACTGAACGAAAATCTCGCCCGCGAGATACTTGAGTTGCATACACTCGGCGTCGGTGGCGGCTATTCGCAGGATGACGTGACGTCGCTGGCGAACATCATCACGGGCTGGACCTTTGCCGGAAGGTTGGGCCAGCTCGGCGCACCCGGCAGCTTCGTGTTCAATGCCAACGCCCACCAGCCCGGCGCGCAGCGGGTAATGGGAAAGATCTACGACGCGCCCGGCGTGGCGCAGGGCGAGGCGGTGCTGGCTGATATCGCGCGTCACCCCTCGACGGCAAAGTTCATCGCGGCCAAGCTTGCGCGCCATTTCGTATCAGACGATCCGCCGCAGGTATTGGTGGCGCGGCTCGCCGATGTCTTCACGAAAACCGACGGCGATCTAAAGGCGCTGGCGCTGGCGCTGGTCGATTCCGACGAGGCCTGGCGGGCGCCGCTCACCAAGATCCGCTCGCCTTACGAATTCCTGATCGCGGCCGGCCGGCTGCTGGCGCAGATTCCGAACAATCCCAATCTCTATCTCGCCGGCCTGACGGCGCTCGGTCAGCCATTGTGGTCGCCGGCCGGGCCGAACGGTTTTCCCGACACCAACGCCGCATGGCTGGCGCCGGAGGGCATGAAACTGCGCCTCGATATTTCCACCCAGATTGCATCAAGACTCGCCGAGGGCGTCGATCCCCGCGACCTGCTCGAACTGGCTGCCGCCGACACCGCGTCGGTGGAGACGCGGCGGGCCATCGAGCGCGCGGAATCGCGGCAGCAGGCGCTGGCGCTGTTGTTGATGTCGCCGGAATTCCAGAGGAGATGA
- a CDS encoding glutathione S-transferase family protein, translated as MYKLYSMQRSGNSYKVRLALALLNAPYEAIEVDILRGESRTPEFLEKNPSGQVPLLEVAEGRYLAESNAILWYVCGGTSLAPESRVERAEALQWMFFEQHALEPNIGAAYFWLSLVKGGRDLQTHALEDWMERGYAALQVMENHLKNRAYFAAGQLTVADIALYGYTHVADRCDYDLATFPAIRAWLRRVEQTPGFVTMDWRPEAEVDDHTGIAAGV; from the coding sequence ATGTACAAGCTCTATTCGATGCAGCGCTCCGGCAACAGCTACAAGGTCCGCCTTGCGCTGGCGCTGCTCAACGCGCCCTATGAGGCGATCGAGGTCGACATTCTCCGTGGCGAAAGCCGCACGCCGGAGTTTCTGGAGAAGAACCCCAGCGGACAGGTGCCGCTGTTGGAAGTCGCCGAAGGACGCTACCTCGCCGAGTCCAACGCCATTCTCTGGTATGTCTGTGGCGGCACGTCGCTGGCGCCGGAGTCGCGGGTCGAGCGCGCCGAAGCGCTGCAATGGATGTTCTTCGAACAGCACGCGCTGGAGCCCAATATCGGCGCCGCTTATTTCTGGCTGTCGCTGGTCAAGGGCGGCCGCGACCTGCAGACGCATGCGCTGGAAGACTGGATGGAGCGCGGCTATGCCGCGCTTCAGGTGATGGAAAACCATCTCAAGAACCGCGCCTATTTCGCAGCCGGACAACTCACGGTCGCCGATATCGCACTGTACGGCTACACTCACGTCGCCGACCGCTGCGACTACGACCTCGCGACCTTCCCCGCCATCCGCGCATGGCTACGGCGGGTCGAACAGACGCCTGGTTTCGTGACGATGGACTGGCGGCCGGAGGCCGAGGTCGACGACCACACCGGCATCGCCGCCGGCGTATAG
- a CDS encoding cysteine-rich CWC family protein, which yields MADRLENAPSRRLACAGCGNEFGCNLSGPCWCNDETFRLPMPADGGDCLCPDCLRKLASQRAGAGAA from the coding sequence ATGGCAGATCGTTTGGAAAATGCGCCCTCGCGCCGCCTCGCCTGCGCCGGCTGCGGCAACGAATTCGGCTGCAACCTGTCCGGCCCCTGCTGGTGCAACGACGAGACGTTCCGCCTGCCGATGCCAGCGGACGGCGGCGATTGTCTCTGCCCGGACTGCCTGCGCAAACTCGCTAGCCAGCGCGCCGGCGCGGGTGCGGCGTGA
- a CDS encoding endonuclease domain-containing protein has protein sequence MRGRNEKSIRIARRLRINQTDAATVLWNRIRNRQIDGHKFVRQQPIIGYICDFVCRERRLIIEVDTADH, from the coding sequence ATGCGTGGCCGCAATGAAAAGTCCATCCGAATCGCGAGACGATTGCGGATCAATCAAACGGATGCGGCAACAGTCCTCTGGAATCGCATTCGCAACCGGCAGATTGATGGGCACAAGTTCGTCCGGCAGCAACCGATCATTGGATACATCTGCGATTTCGTCTGCCGCGAGCGACGGCTGATCATTGAAGTGGATACGGCTGATCATTGA
- a CDS encoding DUF992 domain-containing protein: MRLLTLTLATAALIAPIASANAAPPVRAGILQCQGGQNVGFVVGSVTSLECVFRSEGRRPEPYLAKVQRIGLDLGVTEQTQLSWAVNAPNSRLGRGELAGTYGGVGANASIGVGGGGNFLVGGPANAYALQPISLQGQTGLNVAAGIAGLELQAVQFGPRRHHHRRHHRRG, encoded by the coding sequence ATGCGACTCCTGACATTGACACTCGCCACGGCGGCACTGATCGCGCCGATCGCAAGCGCCAACGCGGCACCGCCGGTTCGCGCCGGTATTCTGCAATGCCAGGGCGGCCAGAATGTCGGCTTCGTGGTCGGCTCGGTGACGAGCCTCGAATGTGTGTTCCGCAGCGAAGGCCGCCGGCCTGAGCCCTACCTCGCCAAGGTGCAGCGTATTGGTCTCGATCTCGGCGTCACCGAACAGACCCAGTTGTCCTGGGCCGTCAACGCGCCGAACAGCCGGCTCGGGCGCGGCGAACTCGCCGGCACTTACGGCGGCGTCGGCGCCAACGCATCGATCGGCGTTGGCGGCGGCGGCAACTTCCTGGTAGGCGGTCCGGCGAATGCCTACGCCCTGCAGCCGATCAGCCTGCAGGGACAGACCGGATTGAACGTCGCCGCCGGTATCGCCGGCCTCGAGCTGCAGGCGGTGCAGTTCGGCCCCCGTCGGCATCACCATCGCCGGCATCACCGCCGCGGTTGA
- a CDS encoding DMT family protein: MPTVSPTLLPVLMLFASNIFMTFAWYGHLKFKESPLPTVVLASWGIAFIEYWLAVPANRWGSAMYSAAQLKTMQEVITLVVFACFSVLYLKEPLGWNHVLGFLFIAIGAFLIFHKW; encoded by the coding sequence ATGCCCACTGTTTCGCCCACGTTACTTCCGGTCCTGATGCTGTTTGCGTCCAACATCTTCATGACCTTTGCCTGGTACGGCCATCTGAAATTCAAGGAAAGCCCGTTGCCAACGGTGGTGCTCGCGAGCTGGGGGATCGCCTTCATCGAATACTGGCTGGCGGTGCCCGCCAACCGCTGGGGCAGCGCGATGTATTCCGCTGCGCAACTCAAGACCATGCAGGAAGTGATCACGCTGGTGGTGTTCGCCTGCTTCTCAGTGCTTTATCTGAAGGAGCCGCTGGGATGGAATCACGTGCTCGGCTTTCTCTTCATCGCGATCGGCGCGTTTTTGATCTTTCACAAATGGTGA